One genomic region from Vitis riparia cultivar Riparia Gloire de Montpellier isolate 1030 chromosome 17, EGFV_Vit.rip_1.0, whole genome shotgun sequence encodes:
- the LOC117904405 gene encoding protein EARLY FLOWERING 5: MKTKGGKVMNPTDAYRKELRKKELKRNKKERKKVREVGILKKDPETLREQIDKLEMMKADGALDKARKHKKRQLEDTLNLVLKKRKEYEEKLKEKGEAPVMFSHLGPPRRRTTAEEEERVKHPKPEDSVYYHPTLNPTGAPPPGKPPMFKSSIGPRIPLSAASSSGAASSSITDSEDADLVVPPPPPPPPPLPDTGHLEPGDSSVMPASLPLPPPPPMPPKPAMADLGALPPPPLPPPPPGPPPKEQVTTHPSLPPPPLIQQSSQPPPPGIGRMEGEKTQSATSDDQTSKEPVQVPTVLPPPPPPPGLPLKLVSNQTEGTLPESDINNPSGTKEIPMVPPPPPPPPPRQQPPVPRPGLIPTLQPDVLPPGISRFPPPPPPPPGLPSQAAPPGIMVPLIPRPPFGPPPMMRPPLPPGAVPTLQEDDYAAIRPPMPQKPSYVKSAASTVVKRPLAQHTPELTAMVPASVRVRREIAAPKAKPKPSVSTISTVPGQAAPSVVKPELVNPSAAAARPQSIDDSYMAFLEDMKALGALDS, from the exons AAAGAACTTCGCAAGAAGGAGTTGAaaagg aacaagaaagaaaggaagaaggtGAGAGAGGTGGGGATTTTAAAGAAGGACCCTGAGACACTGAGGGAGCAGATTGATAAGTTGGAAATGATGA AGGCAGATGGTGCTCTGGACAAAGCAAGAAAACACAAGAAGAGGCAACTTGAGGATACACTGAACCTCgtcttaaagaaaagaaag GAATATGAAGAGAAATTGAAGGAGAAGGGTGAGGCCCCAGTTATGTTCAG TCATTTGGGACCTCCTAGAAGACGGACGACtgcagaagaagaagagagagtcAAGCACCCAAAACCTGAA GACTCTGTTTATTATCACCCTACGCTGAATCCTACTGGGGCCCCACCACCTGGAAAGCCTCCCATGTTTAAATCATCAATAG GACCCAGGATTCCCTTATCAGCAGCTTCATCGAGTGGTGCTGCTTCATCCTCAATTACAGATTCAGAGGATGCTGATTTAGTTGTACCccctccacctccaccacctccCCCATTGCCAGATACTGGTCATCTGGAACCTGGAGATAGCTCTGTTATGCCAGCTTCCTTGCCTCtacctcctccacctccaatGCCGCCAAAGCCTGCTATGGCAGACTTGGGTGCATTGCCTCCACCACCTTTGCCACCTCCACCTCCTGGTCCCCCACCTAAAGAACAGGTCACAACTCACCCTTCACTCCCTCCGCCTCCACTCATCCAACAGTCTTCTCAGCCACCTCCACCTGGTATTGGCAGGATGGAAGGGGAGAAGACTCAATCTGCAACATCTGATGATCAAACCTCCAAGGAGCCAGTTCAG GTCCCAACAGTGCTCCCTCCACCTCCCCCACCACCTGGCCTGCCGCTGAAGTTGGTAAGCAATCAGACTGAAGGCACACTACCTGAATCTGACATCAATAATCCTTCAGGCACCAAGGAGATCCCTATGgtccctcctcctcctcctcctcctcctccacggCAACAGCCTCCGGTGCCTAGACCTGGCCTGATCCCAACTTTGCAGCCTGATGTATTACCCCCTGGAATTTCACGTTTCCCTCCACCCCCACCTCCACCTCCTGGACTTCCCAGCCAAGCTGCTCCCCCTGGAATCATGGTCCCTCTAATTCCAAGGCCACCTTTTGGACCTCCCCCAATGATGAGACCACCACTTCCACCTGGTGCTGTTCCCACCTTACAAGAAGATGATTATGCTGCAATTAGACCACCGATGCCACAGAAGCCATCATATGTCAAATCAGCTGCATCAACTGTTGTTAAGAGGCCACTAGCTCAGCACACTCCGGAGCTTACAGCTATG GTTCCTGCATCTGTACGTGTGAGGAGAGAGATTGCTGCTCCAAAAGCAAAACCAAAACCATCCGTTTCAACCATTTCAACAGTGCCCGGGCAAGCAGCTCCTTCTGTTGTGAAGCCAGAGTTGGTAAACCCATCAGCAGCCGCAGCAAGGCCACAGAGCATTGACGACTCATACATGGCCTTCCTGGAAGACATGAAAGCGCTTGGTGCACTTGACAGTTGA
- the LOC117904404 gene encoding HIPL1 protein-like isoform X2, with translation MNISHQGCASLLKSILCARCDQFSAQLFRGDSISEPVPVLCNSTFPLNTSQSSSALNGFCSEVWDTCQNVSILNSPFATSLQGQSGETAGSNFTKLTELWQSKTDFCNACGGASINGSLCFDGGPVVLNNTGTPTPPNGLCLEKIGNGSYINMVAHPDGSNRAFFSDQPGKIWLATVPKEGAGGELELDEANPFLDLTDEVHFDAEFGMMGMAFHPNFVQNGRFFASFNCDKIKWPRCSGRCSCNSEANCDPSKLQPDNNASPCQYHSVIAEFTTNGTALQASLATVAKPSEVRRIFTMGLPFTSHHGGQILFGPDGYLYFMMGDGGGSGDPYNFAQNKKSVLGKIMRLDIDIISSAAEISNLSLWGNYSIPKDNPFTEDEGLLPEIWAMGLRNPWRCSFDSERPSYFMCADAGQDEYEEVDIITKDGNYGWRVYEGPNLYTPRESPGGNTSANSINAIFPVMGYYHDVNVNEGSASITGGYFYRSMTDPCMHGRYLFGDLYAHAIWAGTENPENSGNFTMSQIPFSCAHDSPIQCSSVPGSSLPALGYIFSFGEDNNKDIFLLTSSGVYRVVRPSRCNYTCSKENATATASPSPAPSSPSSQVSWLNHPYKIFLLLFPSLSFLVLFSV, from the exons ATGAACATCTCTCATCAAGGCTGTGCTTCTCTTCTGAAATCAATCCTTTGTGCG AGGTGTGACCAATTCTCAGCACAACTATTTAGAGGTGATTCCATATCTGAACCTGTTCCTGTGCTTTGCAACTCTACTTTTCCACTGAATACATCTCAGTCTAGCTCGGCATTGAATGGCTTCTGCTCAGAAGTATGGGATACATGTCAAAATGTATCTATATTGAATTCTCCCTTTGCAACCTCACTGCAAGGTCAATCTGGAGAAACAGCTGGTTCCAATTTTACCAAACTGACTGAACTCTGGCAGTCAAAAACTGATTTCTGTAATGCATGTGGTGGAGCTTCTATTAATGGATCACTATGCTTTGATGGTGGACCAGTTGTACTGAATAACACTGGCACTCCAACCCCTCCAAATGGATTGTGCCTAGAGAAAATTGGAAATGGATCTTACATCAATATGGTTGCCCATCCTGATGGGTCCAACCGTGCCTTCTTCTCTGACCAACCTGGTAAGATTTGGTTGGCAACTGTACCCAAAGAGGGAGCAGGAGGAGAACTGGAACTTGATGAAGCCAATCCCTTTCTAGATCTAACTGATGAAGTTCATTTTGATGCTGAATTTGGAATGATGGGCATGGCGTTTCATCCAAATTTTGTGCAGAATGGCCGCTTCTTTGCTTCATTCAATTGTGATAAGATTAAGTGGCCAAGATGTTCAGGAAGATGTTCATGTAATTCTGAAGCGAACTGTGATCCTTCAAAGCTACAGCCTGATAACAATGCCAGTCCATGCCAATATCATAGTGTTATCGCAGAGTTCACCACTAATGGTACCGCATTGCAGGCTTCCTTG GCAACAGTTGCCAAACCATCCGAAGTGAGAAGGATATTTACTATGGGCCTTCCATTTACATCTCATCATGGCGGACAAATTCTCTTTGGACCAGACGGGTATTTGTACTTTATGATGGGGGATGGTGGAGGGTCTGGTGATCCTTACAATTTTGCCCAAAACAAGAAATCAGTTCTTGGAAAGATTATGAGGCTTGACATCGATATCATATCAA GTGCAGCAGAAATAAGTAATCTTAGCCTATGGGGAAACTACTCTATTCCAAAGGATAATCCATTCACCGAAGATGAGGGATTACTTCCAGAAATATGGGCCATGGGATTAAGAAATCCTTGGCGTTGCAGTTTTGACTCGGAGAGGCCTTCTTACTTTATGTGTGCAGATGCTGGACAG GATGAATATGAGGAAGTAGATATCATCACCAAGGATGGAAACTATGGCTGGCGTGTTTATGAGGGCCCCAATCTATACACTCCTCGAGAATCACCTGGAGGAAATACATCTGCAAATTCCATAAATGCAATTTTTCCGGTGATGGGTTACTATCATGATGTAAACGTGAATGAAGGATCAGCGTCTATCACTGGGGGCTATTTCTATCGATCAATGACTGATCCATGCATGCACGGAAG GTACTTGTTTGGAGATTTATATGCCCATGCCATATGGGCTGGCACTGAAAACCCTGAAAATAGTGGGAACTTCACCATGAGCCAGATTCCTTTCAGTTGTGCTCATGACTCTCCTATACAATGCAGTTCTGTGCCAGGATCTTCTCTTCCGGCTTTGGGTTACATTTTCTCATTTGGGGAGGACAACAATAAGGATATTTTTCTCCTAACAAGCAGTGGTGTATATAGAGTTGTTCGTCCAAGTCGCTGCAATTACACTTGCTCAAAAGAAAATGCAACTGCTACTGCAAGCCCAAGTCCTGCCCCATCCTCACCTTCTTCACAGGTAAGTTGGTTGAATCACCCATATAAGATTTTTTTGCTACTATTCCCATCTCTGTCGTTTCTTGTGCTGTTTTCTGTCTAG
- the LOC117904404 gene encoding HIPL1 protein-like isoform X1, whose amino-acid sequence MMGGVLTITLLFCNLLLLLDPSLSHPLCTDSRAPFTLKTPLNFCPYNGSVCCNSTEDLQLRKQFQAMNISHQGCASLLKSILCARCDQFSAQLFRGDSISEPVPVLCNSTFPLNTSQSSSALNGFCSEVWDTCQNVSILNSPFATSLQGQSGETAGSNFTKLTELWQSKTDFCNACGGASINGSLCFDGGPVVLNNTGTPTPPNGLCLEKIGNGSYINMVAHPDGSNRAFFSDQPGKIWLATVPKEGAGGELELDEANPFLDLTDEVHFDAEFGMMGMAFHPNFVQNGRFFASFNCDKIKWPRCSGRCSCNSEANCDPSKLQPDNNASPCQYHSVIAEFTTNGTALQASLATVAKPSEVRRIFTMGLPFTSHHGGQILFGPDGYLYFMMGDGGGSGDPYNFAQNKKSVLGKIMRLDIDIISSAAEISNLSLWGNYSIPKDNPFTEDEGLLPEIWAMGLRNPWRCSFDSERPSYFMCADAGQDEYEEVDIITKDGNYGWRVYEGPNLYTPRESPGGNTSANSINAIFPVMGYYHDVNVNEGSASITGGYFYRSMTDPCMHGRYLFGDLYAHAIWAGTENPENSGNFTMSQIPFSCAHDSPIQCSSVPGSSLPALGYIFSFGEDNNKDIFLLTSSGVYRVVRPSRCNYTCSKENATATASPSPAPSSPSSQVSWLNHPYKIFLLLFPSLSFLVLFSV is encoded by the exons ATGATGGGTGGGGTTCTTACCATTACCCTCCTCTTCTGTAACTTGCTACTTCTTCTTGATCCTTCACTATCACATCCTTTATGTACTGATTCAA GAGCCCCTTTTACCCTGAAGACCCCCTTGAACTTTTGTCCTTACAATGGAAGTGTATGCTGCAACTCTACTGAAGACTTGCAATTGAGGAAGCAATTTCAAGCAATGAACATCTCTCATCAAGGCTGTGCTTCTCTTCTGAAATCAATCCTTTGTGCG AGGTGTGACCAATTCTCAGCACAACTATTTAGAGGTGATTCCATATCTGAACCTGTTCCTGTGCTTTGCAACTCTACTTTTCCACTGAATACATCTCAGTCTAGCTCGGCATTGAATGGCTTCTGCTCAGAAGTATGGGATACATGTCAAAATGTATCTATATTGAATTCTCCCTTTGCAACCTCACTGCAAGGTCAATCTGGAGAAACAGCTGGTTCCAATTTTACCAAACTGACTGAACTCTGGCAGTCAAAAACTGATTTCTGTAATGCATGTGGTGGAGCTTCTATTAATGGATCACTATGCTTTGATGGTGGACCAGTTGTACTGAATAACACTGGCACTCCAACCCCTCCAAATGGATTGTGCCTAGAGAAAATTGGAAATGGATCTTACATCAATATGGTTGCCCATCCTGATGGGTCCAACCGTGCCTTCTTCTCTGACCAACCTGGTAAGATTTGGTTGGCAACTGTACCCAAAGAGGGAGCAGGAGGAGAACTGGAACTTGATGAAGCCAATCCCTTTCTAGATCTAACTGATGAAGTTCATTTTGATGCTGAATTTGGAATGATGGGCATGGCGTTTCATCCAAATTTTGTGCAGAATGGCCGCTTCTTTGCTTCATTCAATTGTGATAAGATTAAGTGGCCAAGATGTTCAGGAAGATGTTCATGTAATTCTGAAGCGAACTGTGATCCTTCAAAGCTACAGCCTGATAACAATGCCAGTCCATGCCAATATCATAGTGTTATCGCAGAGTTCACCACTAATGGTACCGCATTGCAGGCTTCCTTG GCAACAGTTGCCAAACCATCCGAAGTGAGAAGGATATTTACTATGGGCCTTCCATTTACATCTCATCATGGCGGACAAATTCTCTTTGGACCAGACGGGTATTTGTACTTTATGATGGGGGATGGTGGAGGGTCTGGTGATCCTTACAATTTTGCCCAAAACAAGAAATCAGTTCTTGGAAAGATTATGAGGCTTGACATCGATATCATATCAA GTGCAGCAGAAATAAGTAATCTTAGCCTATGGGGAAACTACTCTATTCCAAAGGATAATCCATTCACCGAAGATGAGGGATTACTTCCAGAAATATGGGCCATGGGATTAAGAAATCCTTGGCGTTGCAGTTTTGACTCGGAGAGGCCTTCTTACTTTATGTGTGCAGATGCTGGACAG GATGAATATGAGGAAGTAGATATCATCACCAAGGATGGAAACTATGGCTGGCGTGTTTATGAGGGCCCCAATCTATACACTCCTCGAGAATCACCTGGAGGAAATACATCTGCAAATTCCATAAATGCAATTTTTCCGGTGATGGGTTACTATCATGATGTAAACGTGAATGAAGGATCAGCGTCTATCACTGGGGGCTATTTCTATCGATCAATGACTGATCCATGCATGCACGGAAG GTACTTGTTTGGAGATTTATATGCCCATGCCATATGGGCTGGCACTGAAAACCCTGAAAATAGTGGGAACTTCACCATGAGCCAGATTCCTTTCAGTTGTGCTCATGACTCTCCTATACAATGCAGTTCTGTGCCAGGATCTTCTCTTCCGGCTTTGGGTTACATTTTCTCATTTGGGGAGGACAACAATAAGGATATTTTTCTCCTAACAAGCAGTGGTGTATATAGAGTTGTTCGTCCAAGTCGCTGCAATTACACTTGCTCAAAAGAAAATGCAACTGCTACTGCAAGCCCAAGTCCTGCCCCATCCTCACCTTCTTCACAGGTAAGTTGGTTGAATCACCCATATAAGATTTTTTTGCTACTATTCCCATCTCTGTCGTTTCTTGTGCTGTTTTCTGTCTAG